A portion of the Phacochoerus africanus isolate WHEZ1 chromosome 5, ROS_Pafr_v1, whole genome shotgun sequence genome contains these proteins:
- the LOC125126811 gene encoding lithostathine-like: MLPSMGLPSLSWMLLSCLMLLSQVQGEDSPADMPSARISCPKGSMAYASYCYALFITPKTWMDADGLEPNAGGWEWSSSDVLNYVAWERNPSTNSYPGYCGSLSRNTGYLKWRDYNCYVNLPYVCKFKD, from the exons ATGCTGCCTTCCATGGGCCTCCCCAGCCTGTCCTGGATGCTGCTGTCCTGCCTGATGCTCCTGTCTCAGGTCCAAG GTGAAGATTCCCCAGCAGACATGCCCTCTGCACGGATCAGCTGTCCCAAAGGCTCCATGGCCTATGCTTCCTACTGCTATGCCTTGTTTATAACACCCAAAACCTGGATGGATGCAGAC GGCTTGGAGCCCAATGCTGGAGGATGGGAGTGGAGTAGCTCTGATGTGCTCAATTACGTTGCCTGGGAGAGAAACCCCTCCACCAACTCATACCCTGGCTACTGTGGGAGCCTGTCAAGAAACACAG GATATCTGAAATGGAGAGATTATAACTGTTATGTGAACTTACCCTATGTCTGCAAGTTCAAGGACTAG